The Terriglobia bacterium genome includes the window GCCGGCTTTCACGCCCGGATGTTATTGGGAAGGGGCGAAGTAACCGCTCTTCGCCTGCACGCGCACATCTTTCCTGTCGGCCTTGATGGAGATCTTTCGGAAGCTGCCGTCGTGCGCCGAGTTTGTGGAGACGTAAGCAAGGCTGTACTGGCTGCGAAGTTCATTAGCGATCCGTTTGAAGTCGGTCTCCATTTCGCTTTCCTGAGTGTTGAAAAAAAACTCGCCGCCCGTTTCTTTTGCCAGATACGAAAGCACCTTGTCGCCTCGCTGCTCGACGCCCGTCCAGTCTGTGCTGATGGCGTAAATCGTCGCTTCCGCCTTCTGCGCCATGGACAGGGCCTCCTCACGCGAGTGCTCGCTGAAGTTGTCCTGGCCGTCTGAAACGATAATCAGCACGCGGCGAAGGTAAGGTTCGGGCTGGGGACTATAAACCATTTTTTCCTTGCACGCATAATAGATGGCGTCATAGAGCCCCGTCCCTCCACCCGCCTGCAGCGATTGAATGCCTTCCTTGAGCTTGTCTAGG containing:
- a CDS encoding VWA domain-containing protein: MMKKFFGILLTGCFLAGPAAAQVAQQSKPSQNTTGDQAQHAAGQIRVRVNLVNVLFTVVDKKNKLVANLTRNDFKVFEDGKPQEIGFFGRESNLPLRIGILIDTSNSIRLRLQFEQESAVDFLYDTLRPDRDQAFVVGFDVEPVMIQDYTDDLDKLKEGIQSLQAGGGTGLYDAIYYACKEKMVYSPQPEPYLRRVLIIVSDGQDNFSEHSREEALSMAQKAEATIYAISTDWTGVEQRGDKVLSYLAKETGGEFFFNTQESEMETDFKRIANELRSQYSLAYVSTNSAHDGSFRKISIKADRKDVRVQAKSGYFAPSQ